In Streptomyces sp. P9-A4, a single window of DNA contains:
- a CDS encoding HutD/Ves family protein: MNHFDVETLTAGRWRNGGGATREIVSWPVGAEGFEWRASIADIDRGGPFSEFPGVDRTLTLLAGDGVRLTSAGAFDRLLVRTGEPFEFSGDLALSAELPGGACRVLNIMVRRGRWTTRVERVAGPVDPPVGHAGVFHVLRGRWRTGAEGRVMAAGQGMWWGADDAAPDRAATPLSPDASALWADVAPVG; this comes from the coding sequence ATGAACCACTTCGACGTCGAGACGCTGACGGCGGGCCGGTGGCGCAATGGTGGGGGCGCCACCCGGGAGATCGTCTCGTGGCCGGTGGGTGCCGAGGGGTTCGAGTGGCGGGCGAGCATCGCCGACATCGACCGGGGCGGGCCGTTCTCGGAGTTCCCCGGGGTCGACCGGACGCTGACCCTCCTGGCGGGCGACGGCGTGCGGCTGACCTCCGCCGGCGCGTTCGACCGACTGCTCGTACGCACGGGCGAGCCCTTCGAGTTCTCCGGCGACCTCGCGCTCTCCGCCGAACTGCCGGGCGGAGCATGCCGGGTGCTCAACATCATGGTGCGGCGGGGCCGCTGGACGACCCGGGTGGAGCGCGTCGCCGGACCGGTCGACCCGCCCGTCGGGCACGCCGGGGTGTTCCACGTACTGCGCGGGCGCTGGCGGACGGGGGCCGAGGGGCGGGTCATGGCCGCCGGCCAGGGCATGTGGTGGGGCGCGGACGACGCCGCGCCGGACCGAGCGGCCACACCCCTCTCACCCGACGCCTCCGCGCTGTGGGCGGATGTCGCGCCCGTGGGGTGA
- a CDS encoding MFS transporter, with amino-acid sequence MGSSFTISDGMAGLMMTMPGFLAAVSAPLVTVATGRIDRRVMLGVFILLLALANFLAAIASNYWLVLVSRVMVGVTIGGFWSIGAGLADQLVPAESVGRATSVIFSAVPLGSVLGVPLGTFIGDIAGWRTAFLVMGGFTLGVLALLLLVVPPLPSARATRLNVLGGMLRSVNTRFALVMTFLVVLAHFGTYTYVTPFLEQVTHVSSGLITVYLLVYGAAGIAGNFLGGSAVGRYPRATFTAAAALIAGATLLLPVLGRSDVGAVALLIVWGVAYGAVPVCSQTWFAKASPDSPEASSVLFTASFQATISIGALVGGAVLDHSSPSTVMVLGGLAAGLMVLVVWAHRAGRFPWPKAS; translated from the coding sequence ATCGGATCGAGTTTCACCATCTCGGACGGAATGGCTGGTCTCATGATGACCATGCCAGGATTCCTGGCCGCGGTTTCAGCACCCTTGGTCACGGTGGCCACTGGGCGTATCGACCGACGGGTCATGCTGGGTGTGTTCATCCTGTTGCTGGCGCTGGCCAATTTCCTGGCCGCCATCGCGTCGAACTATTGGCTGGTCCTGGTGTCCCGCGTCATGGTCGGGGTCACCATCGGCGGCTTCTGGTCCATCGGAGCCGGGCTCGCCGACCAGCTGGTGCCCGCCGAATCCGTAGGCCGCGCGACCTCGGTGATCTTCTCCGCGGTACCGCTCGGCTCCGTACTCGGGGTACCGCTGGGCACTTTCATCGGTGACATCGCGGGCTGGCGGACGGCGTTCCTCGTCATGGGCGGCTTCACGCTGGGCGTCCTCGCCCTGCTGCTCCTGGTCGTCCCGCCGCTCCCCTCCGCCCGGGCGACACGCCTCAACGTCCTCGGCGGCATGCTCCGGAGCGTCAACACCCGCTTCGCCCTGGTGATGACCTTCCTCGTCGTGCTCGCTCACTTCGGCACGTACACGTACGTCACCCCCTTCCTGGAGCAGGTGACCCATGTGAGTTCGGGTCTCATCACGGTCTATCTGCTCGTCTACGGAGCAGCCGGAATCGCCGGCAACTTCCTCGGTGGATCAGCTGTGGGGCGCTATCCGCGGGCCACTTTCACCGCGGCCGCCGCGTTGATCGCCGGTGCGACTCTGCTCCTCCCGGTCCTCGGCCGGTCGGACGTGGGAGCGGTGGCGCTGCTGATCGTCTGGGGCGTCGCCTACGGAGCCGTGCCGGTCTGCTCGCAGACCTGGTTCGCCAAGGCTTCGCCCGACTCCCCCGAGGCGTCCTCGGTCCTCTTCACCGCCTCCTTCCAGGCCACCATCTCCATCGGGGCCCTGGTCGGAGGGGCCGTCCTCGACCACTCCTCGCCCTCGACGGTCATGGTGCTGGGCGGACTGGCAGCCGGCCTGATGGTGCTGGTGGTCTGGGCCCACCGGGCGGGGAGGTTCCCCTGGCCCAAGGCTTCATAA
- a CDS encoding DUF1330 domain-containing protein has translation MSKGYWVSAYRTIADPDKLAAYNKLAGPAVEAAGGRLLARDSRVVAHDAGIAERTVLIEFDSFEQAVAAHASAAYQKALAALADGVERDFRIIEGLD, from the coding sequence GTGAGCAAGGGCTATTGGGTCAGCGCCTACCGCACCATTGCGGACCCCGACAAACTGGCTGCCTACAACAAGTTGGCTGGTCCAGCAGTCGAGGCCGCGGGCGGGCGGCTGCTCGCCCGCGACAGCCGGGTCGTCGCACACGACGCCGGAATCGCCGAGCGCACCGTCCTGATCGAGTTCGACAGCTTCGAACAGGCGGTCGCCGCACATGCGAGTGCGGCCTACCAGAAGGCGCTGGCCGCCCTTGCTGACGGCGTCGAGCGCGACTTCCGCATCATCGAAGGCCTCGACTGA
- a CDS encoding esterase/lipase family protein yields MAGRRSRGRGWRARAARIMAVAGVVTAALVVPPATASGQERGVTASARAVGATVAPPSYLSLEASYGAGTVTNGWTKVERYADTTAGFRTEGFPADGRGDQDGVRVTYFGGVARPSSGKFLLYSAPGWDTGSRTTPVLLVHGANDTADRAWANPGESGGYGCGALTCPSTGLMQYLSARGHRVFAVGFAHKQGDNLMQAQVVGDAVAVIKARLGVAQVDLVGWSKGQMSTRAYVSSVKPSWGRAYAGDVRRLVTVGGPNGGYDYPYAHGWAHDFSIWPECGGKINAPSPHSHMTCYGLYTAHPEFSFTPSGGQDNYPGQRQMLARWDGAYGVDGAAQDWYTTYYGGQGFYTAGGGIQAAIDAGSLIAPLHSAGVPAAVTTYLLAGGSADIVGIFNENRGPSDGVVFTASALDTTGIPTVGGKATIVSANHLELGWNSSAAAQIATWLS; encoded by the coding sequence ATGGCCGGAAGACGGAGCCGGGGGCGGGGCTGGCGGGCGCGGGCCGCTCGGATCATGGCGGTGGCGGGGGTCGTCACGGCGGCCCTCGTGGTGCCGCCCGCCACTGCCAGCGGGCAGGAGAGGGGTGTCACCGCCAGTGCGCGGGCGGTGGGCGCCACCGTCGCGCCGCCCTCGTACCTCAGCCTCGAAGCGAGCTACGGAGCGGGGACCGTCACCAACGGCTGGACCAAGGTCGAGCGCTACGCCGACACGACCGCCGGATTCCGCACCGAGGGCTTCCCGGCGGACGGCCGCGGTGACCAGGACGGGGTGCGCGTCACCTACTTCGGCGGCGTCGCCCGGCCCTCCTCCGGCAAGTTCCTGCTCTACTCCGCCCCTGGCTGGGACACCGGCAGCCGCACCACGCCCGTGCTCCTCGTGCACGGCGCGAACGACACCGCGGACCGCGCCTGGGCCAACCCCGGCGAGTCCGGGGGCTACGGCTGCGGCGCCCTCACCTGCCCGTCCACCGGTCTCATGCAGTACCTGTCCGCGCGCGGCCACCGGGTCTTCGCCGTCGGCTTCGCGCACAAGCAGGGCGACAACCTCATGCAGGCGCAGGTCGTCGGCGACGCCGTCGCCGTCATCAAGGCCCGGCTGGGCGTCGCCCAGGTGGACCTGGTCGGCTGGAGCAAGGGCCAGATGTCGACCCGGGCGTACGTGTCGTCCGTGAAGCCGAGCTGGGGACGCGCGTACGCCGGTGACGTACGCCGGCTCGTCACCGTCGGCGGTCCGAACGGCGGCTACGACTACCCCTACGCCCACGGCTGGGCCCACGACTTCTCCATCTGGCCCGAGTGCGGCGGCAAGATCAACGCACCCTCCCCGCACTCCCACATGACCTGCTATGGCCTGTACACCGCCCACCCGGAGTTCTCGTTCACCCCCTCCGGCGGCCAGGACAACTATCCCGGCCAGCGGCAGATGCTGGCCCGCTGGGACGGTGCGTACGGAGTCGACGGCGCCGCCCAGGACTGGTACACGACCTACTACGGCGGCCAGGGCTTCTACACCGCGGGCGGCGGCATCCAGGCCGCCATCGACGCCGGGTCGCTCATCGCGCCATTGCACAGCGCCGGCGTACCCGCCGCCGTCACCACGTACCTGCTGGCCGGCGGGTCCGCCGACATCGTCGGCATCTTCAACGAGAACCGCGGCCCCAGCGACGGTGTCGTCTTCACGGCCAGCGCGCTCGACACCACCGGCATCCCCACGGTCGGCGGCAAGGCCACCATCGTGAGCGCCAACCACCTCGAGCTGGGCTGGAACAGCTCGGCCGCCGCCCAGATCGCCACCTGGCTGTCCTGA
- a CDS encoding alkaline phosphatase family protein: MNTATDTARVLVIGIDGVRLDLLPELDTPHLDGIARAGFLAPVEVDAVTPTMSGPCWTTIVTGVGVTKHGVWANRLDGNRLDVFPDFTTRLAAECGLRTFAVGGWAPLFMAQQGGPLFVAPTRLGYVAPREDTPEAWEEVDERVTAEAEHLLGLDEELHAGFVYLGAVDETAHFLGCDVEYRRSIEAADRRLGRILDAVRERPGHADEQWTVIVVTDHGHRDEGGHGGRSDVERTAWIAASGPGLTPETAPKTLHHADVAAHVYTALGIAPDPHWTLDGTAFTA, from the coding sequence ATGAACACCGCCACGGACACCGCTCGCGTACTGGTGATCGGCATCGACGGCGTACGCCTCGACCTGCTCCCCGAACTGGACACCCCCCACCTCGACGGCATCGCCCGCGCGGGGTTCCTCGCACCGGTCGAGGTGGACGCCGTGACCCCCACGATGTCCGGCCCGTGCTGGACCACGATCGTCACCGGCGTCGGCGTGACCAAGCACGGTGTGTGGGCCAACCGCCTCGACGGCAACCGGCTCGACGTCTTCCCCGACTTCACGACCCGCCTCGCCGCCGAGTGCGGGCTGCGGACCTTCGCCGTCGGAGGATGGGCGCCGCTCTTCATGGCGCAGCAGGGCGGACCGCTCTTCGTCGCCCCCACCCGGCTCGGCTATGTCGCTCCCCGCGAGGACACCCCCGAGGCGTGGGAGGAGGTCGACGAGCGGGTGACCGCCGAGGCGGAGCACCTGCTCGGCCTGGACGAGGAGCTGCACGCGGGCTTCGTCTACCTCGGCGCCGTCGACGAGACCGCCCACTTCCTCGGCTGCGACGTGGAGTACCGCCGGTCGATCGAGGCGGCGGACCGTCGTCTGGGACGCATCCTCGACGCGGTGCGCGAGCGCCCCGGCCACGCGGACGAGCAGTGGACGGTCATCGTGGTGACGGACCACGGCCACCGCGACGAGGGCGGCCACGGCGGACGCAGCGACGTGGAACGCACGGCCTGGATCGCCGCGTCCGGCCCCGGCCTGACGCCCGAAACGGCCCCGAAGACCCTCCACCACGCGGATGTCGCCGCGCACGTCTACACGGCACTCGGCATCGCACCGGACCCGCACTGGACGCTGGACGGCACCGCCTTCACGGCGTGA
- a CDS encoding MFS transporter — protein MSTALIRSEARLLVPALLFIALVVAAVASLGTPLITSVATTFHVSLDSAQWTLTIALLSGAVATPVLGRLGAGPHRRATILATLAIVVVGSALTVLPLPFAWLLVGRAAQGVGLGLTALMMGVARDHLPEERSAATIALISVVSIIGAGVGYPLAALLAEFGGLRAAYGLGLLVTAIAFVTAWRSMPAAPEGRSAHVNVAGALVLAGGLLLFLFLAGERSLWSRHLAVAVTLAVAAVLLLCVWTVSELRTKTPLVDVRAVRHPAVAGANIAMFVGGSGMYLLLTLITRYAQTPHSAGYGFGLTTFVAGLVLIPFSVLGFLAGKLTPRVRERIDGPLLLAGSAAIVGGGFVLFATARSNLAELLAAMGVLGFGVGSFSAAMPGVILAVTPKSETSSAMSFNYVVRSVGYSLGSAIGGLVLAAGTATGRLFPNDDAYTTAALVGVAAMAITTMVSLALALRRSPETNPITAPVGVPGLGRSSRTGT, from the coding sequence ATGAGCACTGCCCTGATACGTTCCGAGGCACGTCTGCTGGTCCCCGCCCTATTGTTCATCGCCCTGGTCGTGGCGGCAGTCGCCAGCCTCGGGACGCCGCTCATCACCAGCGTGGCGACCACGTTCCACGTCTCCCTCGACAGCGCGCAGTGGACGCTGACCATCGCCCTGCTCAGCGGCGCCGTCGCCACACCCGTCCTCGGCCGGCTCGGAGCCGGTCCGCACCGGCGGGCCACGATTCTCGCCACGCTGGCGATCGTCGTCGTCGGCAGCGCGCTCACCGTGCTGCCGCTGCCGTTCGCCTGGCTGCTCGTGGGCAGAGCGGCCCAAGGCGTCGGACTCGGTCTCACGGCGCTGATGATGGGCGTGGCCCGCGACCATCTTCCCGAGGAGCGCAGCGCGGCCACGATCGCCCTGATCTCAGTGGTGTCCATCATCGGAGCCGGCGTCGGCTACCCGCTGGCCGCGCTGCTCGCCGAGTTCGGCGGACTGCGGGCCGCCTACGGCCTCGGCCTGCTCGTCACCGCCATCGCCTTCGTGACCGCGTGGCGCTCCATGCCCGCAGCTCCCGAAGGCCGCTCCGCTCACGTGAACGTGGCCGGTGCGCTCGTCCTGGCGGGTGGACTGCTCCTCTTCCTGTTCCTGGCCGGCGAGAGGAGCCTGTGGAGCCGACACCTCGCCGTGGCGGTGACCCTTGCCGTCGCCGCCGTACTCCTGCTCTGCGTCTGGACCGTTTCCGAACTGCGAACCAAGACGCCCCTGGTCGACGTCCGGGCGGTACGGCACCCGGCCGTCGCCGGGGCGAACATCGCCATGTTCGTCGGCGGGAGCGGCATGTACCTCCTGCTCACGCTCATCACCCGCTACGCGCAGACGCCGCACAGCGCCGGCTACGGCTTCGGACTGACCACCTTCGTGGCGGGGCTGGTCCTCATCCCGTTCTCCGTGCTGGGGTTCCTCGCCGGCAAGCTCACGCCGCGGGTCCGCGAACGGATCGACGGCCCCCTGCTCCTGGCCGGCAGCGCCGCCATCGTCGGCGGCGGGTTCGTCCTGTTCGCCACCGCCCGGTCCAACCTGGCCGAACTGCTCGCGGCCATGGGCGTGCTGGGCTTCGGCGTCGGCAGCTTCTCGGCCGCCATGCCCGGCGTCATCCTGGCCGTCACTCCCAAGAGCGAGACGTCGAGCGCCATGAGCTTCAACTACGTCGTCCGCAGCGTCGGGTACTCCCTGGGCAGCGCCATCGGCGGTCTGGTCCTGGCCGCCGGCACCGCCACGGGCCGCCTCTTCCCGAACGACGACGCCTACACGACCGCGGCGCTGGTCGGCGTCGCCGCGATGGCGATCACGACAATGGTCAGCCTCGCCCTCGCCCTCCGACGCTCACCCGAGACCAATCCGATCACAGCCCCAGTCGGTGTCCCGGGCCTGGGCCGGTCGAGTCGAACCGGAACCTGA
- a CDS encoding MarR family winged helix-turn-helix transcriptional regulator, giving the protein MSRRDAAHGASDAIGSALYGLATRAVRRLPRDMSLTSAATLATLDKTGPRRITDLAVAEGVTQPAMTVLVRVMEESGLVERKGDPSDKRVTLVCLTEAGASYVRTRRQAGVDAYARLVDELTGDEVEALAAALPALLHLAELESHAREESDR; this is encoded by the coding sequence ATGAGTCGCCGAGACGCCGCGCACGGCGCTTCCGATGCCATCGGGTCAGCCCTCTACGGTCTGGCCACCAGGGCCGTGAGACGCCTTCCCCGCGACATGAGCCTGACGTCCGCCGCCACCTTGGCCACCCTGGACAAGACCGGCCCGCGACGGATCACCGATCTGGCGGTGGCCGAGGGCGTCACCCAGCCCGCGATGACCGTCCTGGTCCGGGTGATGGAGGAATCCGGGCTGGTCGAGCGGAAGGGCGATCCGTCCGACAAGCGGGTCACGCTGGTGTGCCTGACCGAGGCCGGCGCGTCGTACGTCCGGACGCGACGCCAGGCGGGCGTCGACGCGTACGCGCGGTTGGTCGACGAACTCACCGGTGACGAGGTCGAGGCCCTGGCAGCAGCCCTTCCGGCGCTGCTGCATCTGGCGGAGCTCGAAAGCCACGCCCGAGAGGAGTCGGACCGGTGA
- a CDS encoding GNAT family N-acetyltransferase: protein MTELRTDRLLLRRWRESDREPWAAMNADPEVREHLGELLTRERSDAVVAAMRADFEARGFGWWALELRETGEFIGRAGLDRVGTDMPFAGVDVGWRLTRAAWGHGYATEAALACLAFGFEALGLPEVLATTTVHNLRSQAVMRRIGMTRDPADDFQDPSVPEGPLRPCVLYRISREDAHGL, encoded by the coding sequence ATGACAGAGCTGCGAACCGATCGTCTTCTGCTCCGTCGGTGGCGGGAGTCCGACCGCGAACCGTGGGCGGCGATGAACGCCGATCCCGAAGTCCGGGAGCACCTGGGGGAGCTGCTGACCCGGGAGCGGAGCGATGCCGTGGTGGCTGCCATGCGGGCCGACTTCGAGGCGCGCGGTTTCGGGTGGTGGGCGCTGGAACTGCGGGAGACCGGTGAGTTCATCGGCCGCGCAGGTCTCGACCGGGTGGGCACGGACATGCCGTTCGCCGGGGTGGACGTCGGCTGGCGACTGACGCGTGCGGCGTGGGGTCACGGTTACGCCACCGAGGCCGCTCTGGCCTGCCTGGCTTTCGGCTTCGAGGCCCTCGGGCTGCCGGAGGTGCTGGCGACGACGACCGTCCACAACCTTCGCTCCCAGGCGGTGATGCGCCGGATCGGCATGACCCGCGACCCGGCCGACGACTTCCAGGATCCGAGCGTGCCCGAGGGACCGCTCCGCCCGTGTGTGCTGTACCGGATCTCCCGCGAGGACGCTCATGGCCTGTGA
- a CDS encoding alpha-galactosidase, which produces MLATLPPVTFDPELGLAVLRTPNSLYALRVGSDGSPRHLYWGAPLDTLALAALPEAVSPADSSFEADAAPDELAPQTGARFGPAGLQVRFADGTRGAQWRFAGHTLGDGELRLVLEDRHRPLRAELHYRVRPDSDVVERWTVLTHTGEAEGPADPVTVDRLDSASWTAPPLPDYRLSHLVGGWNSEFQLRRDRLPVAETVLTSRRGITGHHASPWLAVDDGTAAEDRGEVWSTALAWSGSWRVTVHRDPVGRTTWTGGFGHEGISWTLRPGQSLRTPTYAGLYSPDGFGGASRAWHRYVRGHVLPEPERDRPVLYNSWEATGFDVDEAGQIRLAHLAARVGAELFVLDDGWFGTRRDDRSGLGDWTPRPEAFPNGLRPLADEVHRLGMDFGLWVEPEMVNPDSELYRSHPDWVLNSPRLDATELRNQLVLNFARPEVEEWALKTLDGLVTDYDVDWLKWDANRAFTEAGWEGHPDPDRLWIDHTRAVHRIMDRLRAAHPGLRIEACAGGGGRVDLGMLARTDQAWTSDNTDPVDRIGIQDGFSQLFPAQAMAAWVTDSPNIATGRRTPLRFRFHVSMAGALGLGGDLTSWSDEELAETAELVALYKQIRPLVQRGHQYRVTPPGPVTAVHYAAPDDSEHAVLVWRPATRFGHRPVPVRLPALDPEAHYLDLDLDRVHSGAVLVRQGIDPRLPSGDYASGLIRLRRVAP; this is translated from the coding sequence GTGCTCGCCACGCTCCCGCCCGTCACTTTCGACCCCGAACTCGGTCTCGCGGTCCTGCGTACCCCGAACAGCCTGTACGCGCTGCGCGTCGGCTCCGACGGCAGCCCCCGGCACCTGTACTGGGGTGCGCCGCTCGACACCCTCGCCCTCGCCGCGCTCCCCGAAGCGGTCTCCCCCGCCGACAGCAGCTTCGAGGCCGACGCCGCCCCGGACGAACTCGCGCCGCAGACCGGGGCGCGTTTCGGCCCCGCCGGGCTCCAGGTCCGCTTCGCCGACGGCACCCGCGGCGCCCAGTGGCGCTTCGCCGGCCACACCCTCGGCGACGGGGAACTCCGGCTGGTCCTGGAGGACCGGCACCGCCCCCTGCGGGCCGAACTCCACTACCGCGTACGGCCCGACTCGGACGTGGTGGAACGCTGGACGGTACTGACCCACACCGGGGAGGCGGAGGGCCCCGCGGACCCGGTCACCGTCGACCGGCTGGACTCGGCGTCCTGGACCGCTCCCCCGCTGCCCGACTACCGGCTCAGCCATCTGGTCGGCGGCTGGAACAGCGAGTTCCAGCTCCGGCGCGACCGACTCCCGGTCGCCGAGACCGTGTTGACGAGCCGGCGCGGGATCACCGGGCACCACGCGAGCCCCTGGCTGGCGGTCGACGACGGCACCGCGGCCGAGGACCGGGGCGAGGTGTGGAGCACCGCACTCGCCTGGAGCGGGAGTTGGCGCGTCACGGTCCACCGCGACCCGGTCGGCCGCACCACCTGGACCGGCGGCTTCGGCCACGAGGGGATCAGCTGGACGCTGCGGCCCGGCCAGAGCCTGCGCACCCCGACGTATGCGGGTCTGTACTCCCCCGACGGCTTCGGCGGGGCCAGTCGCGCCTGGCACCGGTACGTACGCGGGCACGTGCTGCCGGAACCCGAGCGGGACCGGCCGGTGCTCTACAACTCCTGGGAGGCCACCGGGTTCGACGTCGACGAGGCCGGGCAGATCCGGCTCGCGCACCTGGCCGCCCGCGTCGGCGCCGAACTCTTCGTCCTGGACGACGGCTGGTTCGGCACCCGCCGGGACGACCGCTCCGGACTCGGCGACTGGACCCCCCGCCCGGAGGCCTTCCCCAACGGGCTGCGTCCGCTCGCCGACGAGGTGCACCGCCTGGGCATGGACTTCGGGCTCTGGGTGGAGCCGGAGATGGTCAACCCCGACAGCGAGCTGTACCGGTCCCATCCTGACTGGGTCCTGAACTCCCCCCGGCTCGACGCGACGGAGCTCCGCAACCAGCTCGTGCTGAACTTCGCCCGCCCCGAGGTCGAGGAGTGGGCGCTGAAGACCCTGGACGGTCTGGTCACCGACTATGACGTCGACTGGCTCAAGTGGGACGCCAACCGGGCCTTCACCGAGGCCGGCTGGGAGGGCCACCCCGACCCCGACCGCCTCTGGATCGACCACACCCGGGCCGTCCACCGCATCATGGACCGGCTCCGCGCCGCGCATCCCGGTCTGCGCATCGAGGCGTGCGCGGGGGGCGGCGGGCGCGTCGACCTCGGCATGCTCGCCCGTACCGACCAGGCCTGGACCTCGGACAACACCGACCCGGTCGACCGGATCGGCATCCAGGACGGCTTCAGCCAGCTCTTCCCCGCGCAGGCCATGGCCGCCTGGGTCACCGACAGCCCCAACATCGCCACCGGCCGCCGGACTCCGCTGCGCTTCCGCTTCCATGTCTCCATGGCCGGCGCGCTGGGACTCGGCGGGGACCTCACGTCCTGGTCCGACGAGGAGCTCGCGGAGACCGCCGAACTCGTCGCCCTCTACAAGCAGATCCGCCCGCTCGTCCAGCGCGGACACCAGTACCGCGTCACCCCGCCGGGACCGGTGACCGCCGTCCACTACGCGGCGCCCGACGACAGCGAGCACGCGGTCCTCGTCTGGCGCCCCGCGACCCGTTTCGGCCACCGCCCCGTCCCGGTGCGGCTGCCGGCCCTCGACCCCGAGGCGCACTACCTCGACCTGGATCTCGACCGGGTGCACAGCGGAGCGGTCCTGGTCCGCCAGGGCATCGACCCGCGGCTTCCCTCGGGCGACTACGCCAGCGGCCTGATCCGGCTCCGCCGCGTCGCTCCCTGA
- a CDS encoding NAD-dependent epimerase/dehydratase family protein, protein MRTWETDRPQPASPYAVTKLAEERLRLAHSTQAHCPTGVVALQYFTVYGPGSGRTCSHTVPSRVALVRRLRRHRDSPALGQQDSPAWRRSPCVRPSLCGAAPCHGVAPPA, encoded by the coding sequence GTGCGAACGTGGGAGACGGACCGACCCCAGCCGGCGTCCCCGTACGCGGTCACCAAGCTCGCCGAGGAGCGGCTCCGCCTTGCACACTCCACGCAGGCCCACTGCCCGACCGGCGTCGTCGCCCTGCAGTACTTCACCGTCTACGGCCCCGGCAGCGGTCGGACATGTTCACACACCGTGCCCTCACGGGTGGCGCTCGTTCGACGACTCCGCCGGCACCGGGACAGCCCGGCACTGGGACAGCAGGACAGCCCGGCGTGGAGACGGTCGCCATGTGTGCGGCCCTCTTTGTGTGGGGCGGCTCCATGCCATGGGGTCGCCCCGCCCGCCTAG
- a CDS encoding alpha/beta fold hydrolase → MNTLRTRHVATARLTQRITDVRDEGEVVLFVHGNVSSSAFWHTTLTTLPDRYRPIAVDLRGFGGTDPLPVDATRGVRDYADDLAALLEALGVDRAHLVGWSMGGGVVMQFLRDHPAAVRSLTLVSPVSPYGFGGTRGVDGVLNSADGAGSGGGTANPEFVRLLAEGDRGEDSPLSPRSVLATCYVKPPLRPAHEDAYVEAMLTTRTGDDHYPGDSKPSEAWPGISPGTRGVLNCLAPTHFRVDDLHLIGPKPPILWIRGEDDVIVADASMFDLAHLGAVGAVPGWDGTPAQPMVAQTRHVLDRYAAAGGNVREVAVAGAGHSVHLERPEEFGAALIEVLTA, encoded by the coding sequence ATGAACACACTCCGCACCCGCCACGTCGCCACCGCCCGGCTGACCCAGCGGATCACCGACGTCCGCGACGAGGGCGAGGTCGTCCTCTTCGTCCACGGCAACGTCTCGTCCTCCGCGTTCTGGCACACCACCCTGACCACGCTGCCGGACCGCTACCGCCCCATCGCCGTCGACCTGCGCGGCTTCGGCGGCACCGACCCGCTGCCCGTCGACGCCACCCGGGGCGTACGGGACTACGCCGACGACCTCGCCGCGCTCCTGGAGGCACTCGGTGTCGACCGGGCGCACCTGGTCGGCTGGTCCATGGGCGGCGGCGTGGTGATGCAGTTCCTCCGCGACCACCCGGCCGCGGTCCGCTCCCTGACCCTGGTCAGCCCGGTCTCGCCGTACGGCTTCGGCGGCACGCGCGGCGTGGACGGTGTCCTCAACTCGGCCGATGGCGCCGGTTCGGGCGGCGGCACCGCCAACCCCGAGTTCGTGCGCCTGCTCGCCGAGGGCGACCGCGGCGAGGACTCCCCGCTCTCCCCGCGCTCCGTCCTCGCCACCTGCTACGTCAAGCCGCCGCTGCGCCCCGCGCACGAGGACGCGTATGTCGAGGCCATGCTCACCACCCGCACCGGCGACGACCACTATCCGGGTGACAGCAAGCCGTCCGAGGCCTGGCCCGGCATCTCGCCCGGCACCCGCGGGGTGCTCAACTGTCTCGCCCCGACCCACTTCCGCGTCGACGACCTGCACCTGATCGGCCCCAAGCCGCCGATCCTGTGGATACGCGGTGAGGACGACGTCATCGTCGCCGACGCCTCGATGTTCGACCTGGCGCACCTCGGCGCGGTCGGCGCCGTACCGGGGTGGGACGGGACCCCGGCGCAGCCGATGGTCGCGCAGACGCGGCACGTCCTCGACCGGTACGCGGCGGCGGGCGGGAACGTGCGGGAGGTCGCCGTCGCCGGTGCGGGGCACTCGGTCCACCTGGAACGCCCCGAGGAGTTCGGCGCGGCGCTGATCGAGGTCCTGACGGCATGA